The following are encoded together in the Colius striatus isolate bColStr4 chromosome 5, bColStr4.1.hap1, whole genome shotgun sequence genome:
- the TMEM196 gene encoding transmembrane protein 196 gives MCTSSQIIGSLLMLSVLEIGLGVSSVAVGAVSFSLVLTEHKPQLGDSSPFLLCGICGILCAKKKSGLVMILFSACCICGLIGGILNFQFLRALTKKSSALYSLHLASMSLACIGIGGCTLSSWLTCRLASYEQRRMFSEREHSLHHSHEMAEKEMTDSLSNGGPHLIYNGSVY, from the exons ATGTGCACCAGCAGCCAGATCATCGGGAGCCTCCTGATGCTCTCCGTGCTGGAGATAGGGTTAGGGGTGTCCAGCGTGGCCGTGGGGGCGGTCAGTTTCAGCCTGGTCCTCACAGAGCATAAACCTCAGCTGGGAGACTCTTCTCCG tttctgCTTTGTGGCATATGTGGAATATTGTGcgccaaaaaaaaatctggacttGTT ATGATACTCTTTTCTGCCTGTTGCATCTGTGGACTAATCGGAGGAATCTTAAATTTTCAATTTCTTCGTGCCCTGACAAAGAAGTCATCTGCTCTCTATTCTTTGCACCTTGCCTCCATGTCTCTTGCATGTATTGGAATTGGTGGTTGCACCCTTTCTTCATGGCTCACTTGTCGGCTAGCCAGCTATGAACAAAGGCGAATGTTCTCAGAAAGAGAACATTCATTGCATCACTCCCATGAAATGGCAGAAAAA GAAATGACAGACAGCCTAAGCAACGGTGGCCCCCATCTCATTTATAATGGAAGTGTatattaa